The window AAATATACCGACAGAGGATGAGAGAGAGATCTCAAAAATTCGTGAGCAAACTACCATAAAGATACGACATTGTTAATAGGAAGAGTAATCACCTCTATGGAAAGACCTTGGACAGCCATCACAACACAGCAGATCCCCTCCATCTGCACAAATGCTACACAAGTCATCGTTATCAGTCAACGAGAACTTCCGGCCTTTTGATAGAGAGATGGACAACTCATGCAAAGACACCCCATTTGATGTGTAAATGTGCAAATATCTGCAAAGGAGGGTACACTATGCCAAGTCAATGTAAAACCAATTATATACACTAAACTACACTATATTGTAAACAAAACTTTTGTTTCATTCAAAATATTTCTGTTTTTCATGTACAATGAGGTTTGAAAATTACTAAAAGCACAAGATGGGTAAGATACATAATTACTTAAAAGTTGGCTTGGAGACATTATTATTTCTCTTagtcttctttatttcttttcaatttttagaaCATAACATTTGTTAGCTATTTTTTATAAGAACATAGACGTTTGGGAACTATTTCTTCATTCTCGTTTCTCAATCCTAAAAAACACTCCAAATACTATATACAACTGTTAGAAAACAACAAAATCTAGTTTCTTCTTCTCATTCCAATTGTCAATATAAAGAAAACATTATCTCACCATTTCTCACCTGTAAATTGCATAAATAATGTTTTTATAATATAACTACAACAGTAAAGGTTagaatattttatatttaaaatttaattatcatGAAGGCTTAGAATAGAGTTAACAAACAGTTTTTTCTTAGTTTTCTATTAAAAAACCAAGAAACAACTAACAATGTATGTCTGTTTCCCTTTTtaaatgagagaaaaaaaagagtaatttgaaacaagaaaagagatCGTGAACACAGTGGTCCTCTATAAGAACGTGATGTTGTCCTTTCACTATTTTAATCATATAAAAAATGCAGGATAAACTACATCAAAATGAACTAGACAAATACTCACGGTTTCCGCCTTGATGCCCAACCAGCATGAGCTTCAAATTGTGAGGGACTAACCTACTCATTAAGCAGAAGCCAAATCAAAACTCTAGTAAACCTTGACGATCAGAAATGTTTCAGCAGAAGAAAACTACCTCAGAGTTGCAGCAGCTACAAAAGATACCAAATCCCTTTTTATACCCAACCAACAATTTCTGCAAAATAAGAATAAGATGAAAAAAGAATTAGATGAACTATtcataaaatgaaaattattagTAAGAACTAATTGGTCACTAGtctataattaaaaataaataaatgatgaaaagaaatatgAAATACCTGCCCACGGGCATAGTATGCAACTTCAGTTCCATCAGGTAATATATCTTCCTCAAACACTAACTTATGCAATCTTAGATCCCTGTTTAAAGAATATCAGGAAATGTCGATGAGATAAACTATaacgaaaaggaaataaataGAGCACATCCAAGTGGCACAAGAATTTAGTAAGGAACAAATCACTAACTTTCTAGTTATTCTTCCATGACTTTTACCACGAGTCGAAACACTCTTCGATATAGCATCAGATGACTTGGGAAGTACATTTGGTTTTGGAGTTCTGCCAAAAACAGACATAAGAAATATAATTTTAGAATACATCAGAGCAAGAAGTACAATAGCGGTTCAAGATAAAATATGctacattttgaattttgattccAGAAACCaataaatcataaaacataATGAGATGATCCACCCAAAGCTCTTTCCTGTAATAGTGTGATAAGGATAGTAAATCTATTGCCTAGAAATACATGCAATAGAGTATGATTTCAAGGAATTTATATAAAGTGAGACAACCAAAATTCTACAAATTAATACTGACGTTTCATATCATTGTTAAAGAAAGTCTGTGATTCCAAAGAGAAGAAAATCCATCCATTTACATAAGCATTAGCAAACCATAAGAACTTCATGAGGTCGAGTTTGAAAGGGCAAACAGAGGTGTAATAGATAATAGTAATACTGGAAGTAGCAACAAACAGTTCTTTCACCGCCATGAAATTCACCCAATGAAATAACACATTCAATAAAACATAGAAACGACATGTACCATTGAGAAtctatataatttaaataattctAGAAAATTGATGATGGAGACTAAAATAGTTCTTATTCTTTGACTGAGATAATATTGAACCTGCTTCCTTTTTTCATATCTACGACTTTAGTTCATCTTTGGTGCGATTTATTCgacaaaaaagaaaaccctaaaccctaccCATCGTGTCATATTCCAAATTCTAAATGCTAGTTGATAAAAATTTCCAAAAGCATTAAATGAAGCTAAGCATTGCTAATTACCAAAAAAGTAGCAACCTTTGTTTATATTGTTGTCACAAAACACTAAATGGAAAAAGCATCAGGATCAGTAAAACACCTGTCATTACTAAAGACTATAGGAATGGGGCTGGGGCTGGGGCTATCCAGAGGCTTCTTTGAATCCACGCATGAACAGCAAAGTAGCATGGTATTACCAGTGTCTGATTCAGGAATTCGACCTACAATATAATGAGTTAAATATGTAAACATTTGACTGTTGGGTGTAGCAACCAAGTAGAGGAACTTCATGACAAGCTAACCAGAAATAAAAAGCAACCTTTGCAATTCAAGCAGATAGCAGATCTCTTTACCAAGGAACGACCAATTGCACTTTGGATGAATTCTTCTGTCTggtcaaaagaaaaattttggCATGCATTCATGATATCCCGGAGGGTATTCCCAGTCTCCAAGTAAATGTACTCCGGTGGACGTTTATTTGAGCTACCGGCATGTAGTTCAAATAAAGTAGGAGAAACAACCTGCATTATTCAGAtatggattaaaaaaaaatcctcgaACATTTTCATATGCCTAACCATAAACAAAACTCACCTCCTTTCCTTTGCAGTTGTTACAAAAACAAATTATCCCAGAGCCACTGATTACTCCTCCAAGCCCAGTTTCTCCTAGTGCTTTGATCTACAATGAGTCAGAAGAAGAAGGTAAGACAAAAAAGACACTTTAGTTGACAAAAATTGGAAGCAAATACAATTTGAACCAATACCTTAGAACCCCTGATGTATCTAACTCGAAGTCCCTCCAAAATACCTGTATCCAGAAGGTCTTTTAACTTCGCGGGAAACTTCTTAGCAGACACTTTCTTCAGCTTTGTCTTTCCGATCTTTATCGGAGGTGTGGCTAAAGGGCCAGGAACATCCTCAGGTTTGGTTTCAGTATCATTCGTGATAACTTGCATTGCCACACCCGTAGTacattttgaaagatgttctaAGGACGTGGGCTCCACATTCTGTTTTAAGGCCGAACGAGTAATCCTCTTGCGAGGCTGCTGAACCATCTTCTTTCCCAACTGACCATTAACAACAATGATCGATTCCGAACCGTTCGCTGCTTCCTCTGAGGAAACATTTTTACCCACCTTCCCTAAATCCGCACATGTTGAAGGCTCTTCAGATTCATTCCTCAAGGTTTCCTTAGATTCCTCCTCACACGAGGGATCCACTTTTTGATCAACCAATTCCCTGTGTATTGCTAAATCCACAGTACGATGGCTGCTTGGATCCTCATTATCCAATAGTTCCTCCTTCGATTCTTCTATACGAATAGCATCCAATGTCTCGTCCTTAGTTCCAGTATCACCCGTAGATTCATCAATCTGACTCTTGGGTTCTTCATCGCTTATAAGGTCTACAATATCACTCTTGGCTTCCTCTTCACTCATTGAATCCGCCATGTCCTCCATTATCTTCACCCTCTCCACCTCCCCCACCTCACAACTCCTTAACTGGGCAGCCTCATCcgattcatcatcttcctcctcATCCTCGTTGGCTTCCATCGTCACTAACCCCTTTAACCTCTTCGGGGTGGGACTCTCCGGAATCCCATTTTGCAACTTCCTGGAACGAGTCCGACCTAATGACCCACAAATCGTCGATTGAACTTTCAAAGCAAATGCAAACTCACGCTTCAGACCAGTCCGGACCCGTGATAACACCACGAATTCATCGGGAGCCGTACCGTTCGCCATATACCATATAGATCAATTAACGCCCCCTTCAAATTATCCCACTTATACAGATTTCAAAAATGAATTTATCAAACTCCCTAAAACAAGAGCACAATAACCGTAACGTAATACATCCCTGACGCCTGTGATTGATTAGATATCAATGACGTTACCAATCGGATAATCCCAAATAAACAAACCAATTATGATTTCATTCTTTTGATGAAATAACGCAGCAGATAGAAGTAcgtgagagaaaaaaaaacacacgCAAACTCAAAGAAACGAAACAAAAACTAGGGTTTGCTGGACGTCGGGATTTGAGATTTTGGGTTAaggaagaaggagaaaagaatGGAGGGCACTGAGTCGGTTTCTTGGAAGAAGGTAAAACGAAAAAGGGAGAAGACAGAACAAATTTTTTCATAATACCGAATATAGCCTTAGAAAAACGACGGCGGAAAATGGTTAGGGTAATTAAAACGACGTAGTATGGTTGAATGTTATTGAGGGTAATTTGGTAAGTGAAAATAAACAGAAACGCAATTGCTTCGACCACGCAGCTCCACgttgtaaaataaatatttatttatttttgtgtgAAAAGAAGGTTTTTGAAAAACGAGAATTTTCGCGGCTTAGACCTGAGAGAGGATCTTTACACACACATAGAAAGAATCGCGTGCCAGCCAATCACAGCTTgccaaatatattttttcttttttaattttctaatatCCG is drawn from Cucumis melo cultivar AY chromosome 11, USDA_Cmelo_AY_1.0, whole genome shotgun sequence and contains these coding sequences:
- the LOC103503043 gene encoding uncharacterized protein LOC103503043 isoform X2 is translated as MANGTAPDEFVVLSRVRTGLKREFAFALKVQSTICGSLGRTRSRKLQNGIPESPTPKRLKGLVTMEANEDEEEDDESDEAAQLRSCEVGEVERVKIMEDMADSMSEEEAKSDIVDLISDEEPKSQIDESTGDTGTKDETLDAIRIEESKEELLDNEDPSSHRTVDLAIHRELVDQKVDPSCEEESKETLRNESEEPSTCADLGKVGKNVSSEEAANGSESIIVVNGQLGKKMVQQPRKRITRSALKQNVEPTSLEHLSKCTTGVAMQVITNDTETKPEDVPGPLATPPIKIGKTKLKKVSAKKFPAKLKDLLDTGILEGLRVRYIRGSKIKALGETGLGGVISGSGIICFCNNCKGKEVVSPTLFELHAGSSNKRPPEYIYLETGNTLRDIMNACQNFSFDQTEEFIQSAIGRSLVKRSAICLNCKGRIPESDTGNTMLLCCSCVDSKKPLDSPSPSPIPIVFSNDRTPKPNVLPKSSDAISKSVSTRGKSHGRITRKDLRLHKLVFEEDILPDGTEVAYYARGQKLLVGYKKGFGIFCSCCNSEVSPSQFEAHAGWASRRKPYLHIYTSNGVSLHELSISLSKGRKFSLTDNDDLCSICADGGDLLCCDGCPRSFHRDCVPLPCIPTGTWYCKYCQNLFQKEKFVEHNANAVAAGRVAGVDPIEEITTRCIRIVKTMEVEVGGCALCRCHDFSKSGFGPRTVILCDQCEKEFHVGCLKENNMEDLKELPQGKWFCCLECNRIHCALEKLVVLGGEKLPESILVSVQKKIEDQGSANIKGLEIRWRVLNWKMLSSDETRSLLSKAVSIFHDCFDPIVDSASGRDFIPSMLYGRNIRGQEFGGIYCAVLTVNESVVSAGIFRIFGAEVAELPLVATETNFQGQLQTKQSRCGSTSLVLASCLLKR
- the LOC103503043 gene encoding uncharacterized protein LOC103503043 isoform X1, which translates into the protein MANGTAPDEFVVLSRVRTGLKREFAFALKVQSTICGSLGRTRSRKLQNGIPESPTPKRLKGLVTMEANEDEEEDDESDEAAQLRSCEVGEVERVKIMEDMADSMSEEEAKSDIVDLISDEEPKSQIDESTGDTGTKDETLDAIRIEESKEELLDNEDPSSHRTVDLAIHRELVDQKVDPSCEEESKETLRNESEEPSTCADLGKVGKNVSSEEAANGSESIIVVNGQLGKKMVQQPRKRITRSALKQNVEPTSLEHLSKCTTGVAMQVITNDTETKPEDVPGPLATPPIKIGKTKLKKVSAKKFPAKLKDLLDTGILEGLRVRYIRGSKIKALGETGLGGVISGSGIICFCNNCKGKEVVSPTLFELHAGSSNKRPPEYIYLETGNTLRDIMNACQNFSFDQTEEFIQSAIGRSLVKRSAICLNCKGRIPESDTGNTMLLCCSCVDSKKPLDSPSPSPIPIVFSNDRTPKPNVLPKSSDAISKSVSTRGKSHGRITRKDLRLHKLVFEEDILPDGTEVAYYARGQKLLVGYKKGFGIFCSCCNSEVSPSQFEAHAGWASRRKPYLHIYTSNGVSLHELSISLSKGRKFSLTDNDDLCSICADGGDLLCCDGCPRSFHRDCVPLPCIPTGTWYCKYCQNLFQKEKFVEHNANAVAAGRVAGVDPIEEITTRCIRIVKTMEVEVGGCALCRCHDFSKSGFGPRTVILCDQCEKEFHVGCLKENNMEDLKELPQGKWFCCLECNRIHCALEKLVVLGGEKLPESILVSVQKKIEDQGSANIKGLEIRWRVLNWKMLSSDETRSLLSKAVSIFHDCFDPIVDSASGRDFIPSMLYGRNIRGQEFGGIYCAVLTVNESVVSAGIFRIFGAEVAELPLVATETNFQGQGYFQSLYACIERFLGFLNVKNLVLPAADEAESLWINKFGFSKLPPEEVMEFKRHYQMMVFQGTSMLRKAVPKYRVINSTANPGS